From Myotis daubentonii chromosome 7, mMyoDau2.1, whole genome shotgun sequence, a single genomic window includes:
- the ATP5MC3 gene encoding ATP synthase F(0) complex subunit C3, mitochondrial, producing MFACAKLACSPALIRAGSRVAYRPISASVLSRPEARTGEGSTVFNGAQNGVPQLIQREFQTSAISRDIDTAAKFIGAGAATVGVAGSGAGIGTVFGSLIIGYARNPSLKQQLFSYAILGFALSEAMGLFCLMVAFLILFAM from the exons ATGTTCGCCTGCGCCAAGCTCGCCTGCAGCCCGGCTCTG ATCCGAGCTGGATCCAGAGTTGCATACAGACCAATTTCTGCATCAGTGTTGTCTCGACCAGAGGCTAGGACTGGAGAG GGCTCTACAGTATTTAATGGGGCCCAGAATGGTGTGCCTCAGCTAATCCAAAGGGAGTTTCAGACCAGTGCAATCAGCAGAGACATTGATACTGCTGCCAAATTTATTGGTGCAGGTGCTGCAACAGTAGGAGTGGCTGGCTCTGGTGCTGGTATTGGAACAGTCTTTGGCAGCCTTATCATTGGTTATGCCAG AAACCCTTCGCTGAAGCAGCAGCTGTTCTCATATGCTATCCTGGGATTTGCCTTATCTGAAGCtatgggtcttttttgtttgatGGTTGCTTTCTTGATTTTGTTTGCCATGTAA